The Candidatus Omnitrophota bacterium genomic interval ATTATCTTGCGAAGTGAACTTAAGAAACCGTACCTTTTAAAGTGATCCAGGAAAAAATAATATTCCGAGACGAGACTCCTCGTAGGTACGGGCTTGCCGGTCTTTTTATAAACGACCGTGCCCCTGCATATTTTGCACCTGTCTTCTATGAACCGCCCTTCCTTGGCCTTCTGGCGTATCCTGGTCGCCTTCTCCCCGTAATAGATATCCTCAAGCGAATCATCCATGGCGTTACCCAGGTCCAGTTCCCCTTCATAATCACAACAGCAGTAGGTGCATGTTCCGTCGGCAAGCACGGCAAAAGTGTCCGTTACAAGGTCGCAGCTGCCCCTTTCACTGGGCCTGACCACCATTTCGCTGCCGATGAGCTTGTTATCCCAGTTGCCTTTGTGCTTGACGAAAAAGGTAGTCGTCTTGCCCAGAGGGTATTCCCTGGCGGGATCGAATATGTTTATCCTCTGCTTGTTTTCGCCATTTAAAAGTTCATGCCACCGGTCATAAACCTTCTGAATGCGATCGGCCTCACTTATGATGTCCGGAAGATTATGCCTCAGATCCGCCAGACAATGGACTTGAACATTCTTTCCCCGGGATTCGGCCTTGACCACGAATCGCTTGAGCCTGTCCAGGTATCCCTTCCATGAAAGCGCCCCGTGAGATCTTCTCGAAAACTCATCTGGTGTTATATCCTGCATGCTGAGGACCACGCGGCCTTTTTGCAGCGAACCTAGAAGTTTTTCGGAGACCTCCTCGTCCAATAAAGCACCGTTGGTGTAAAAACTGACCGATAACCCTTTCGCGTTGGCGAAACGGATCGCTTCAAAAACATCCTTATGCAATAAAGGCTCTCCCATGAGGTGAAAAAAGACCGTCCGGGTCATTTTCTTCTCTCCCAGTTCGATCAGGACCTTCCGCCACAGTTCGCGCGGCATCATGGTCTTGGGTCTATCCATGCTGTCGCTCGGGCAGAACTCGCAGCTGAAGTTGCACAGGTTGGTAAGTTCCACCAGTACTATCGACCAAAGGCCTTCTGTCTTCCGCGAAGAGCCGTTCTCAGACATGCTTCTCCAGTTCCTTAACACGTGTTGACCAGTTGAAATCCTCTTTCACCCTGCGAAGGCCTCTCTCTCCGAGAGCGCGGGCTTTCTCTTCATCTTCTAGGAGCGTAATGATGGCGCGCTTTATCTGCTCGGTGTCCTCAGGATCCACAAGGATGCCGGTCTCACCGTCCGCGACAGCTTCCACAACACCTCCGCTTTTGCCGGCTATAACGGGCTTGCCGCAGGCATTGGCCTCCAGGAAGACTATTCCGAACCCCTCGACATCGCCTTTTTCCTTTATGTAACGCGGCGTCATGATAAAAATATCGCAGGCATTATCAAAAAAGACCAGCTTATCCAGGGGTATCTCCCCGGTCAATATAACATGTCCCTCAAGTTGCTCTCTCTGGATGAGTTCCTCCAGGATGGGTCTTGTCGGGCCGTCTCCGACTATCACATAGACAGTGTCCGGAAAATCCTTCCTTATTTTCGAGAACGCCCTTATCACGTTCTCGTGCCCTTTACGCTCGGCAAGACGCGATATGGTAAGAAGGACCTTTTTCCCCTGAGGAATGCCGTATTTCTCCTTAACGCCGTTATCGCCCTTGGCCGGATTGAACATATCCGTGTCCACCGCCGGAGTGCTGACAGTGATCGCATCAGGCGGAACCAAACGGTGAGAAACCAGGAGGGACCTGGTGAAAATGCTGTTAGCGATAACGTGCTCGCTCTGGCGGAGCACCTTTTCCATTATCCACCTGGTGAGGAATGTCCGGCTGAATTCCAGGATGTCCGCCGAGTACATATATACCACATAAGAGGTGCCCTTGACCATTTTCACCAAAAGAGCCCCCACGCCAGCCGAAAGGACCTGGGCGCAATGGTTCCGTTTTATGTTCCTGATAGAGTTCTGTCTTATAACATGCCATATT includes:
- a CDS encoding radical SAM protein; translation: MSENGSSRKTEGLWSIVLVELTNLCNFSCEFCPSDSMDRPKTMMPRELWRKVLIELGEKKMTRTVFFHLMGEPLLHKDVFEAIRFANAKGLSVSFYTNGALLDEEVSEKLLGSLQKGRVVLSMQDITPDEFSRRSHGALSWKGYLDRLKRFVVKAESRGKNVQVHCLADLRHNLPDIISEADRIQKVYDRWHELLNGENKQRINIFDPAREYPLGKTTTFFVKHKGNWDNKLIGSEMVVRPSERGSCDLVTDTFAVLADGTCTYCCCDYEGELDLGNAMDDSLEDIYYGEKATRIRQKAKEGRFIEDRCKICRGTVVYKKTGKPVPTRSLVSEYYFFLDHFKRYGFLSSLRKIMDNIRRRLGK